In Aegilops tauschii subsp. strangulata cultivar AL8/78 chromosome 3, Aet v6.0, whole genome shotgun sequence, one genomic interval encodes:
- the LOC109771267 gene encoding glycine-rich RNA-binding protein 2, mitochondrial, which translates to MLNWGRKAALHARVPAGKLLDRSARFSSGSKLFVGGLSHDTNEVALKDAFSQHGDVIQVKVICHPVTGQSKGYGFVKFSSEKDAAAALEKMSDEVLDGKNIRVHFANSG; encoded by the exons ATGCTCAATTGGGGAAGAAAGGCTGCGCTCCATGCTAGGGTTCCGGCGGGCAAGCTGCTAGATCGGAGCGCCCGTTTCTCGTCAGGCTCCAAGCTGTTCGTCGGGG GCCTGTCCCATGACACCAATGAAGTTGCTCTCAAGGATGCGTTCTCTCAGCATGGCGATGTTATCCAAG TCAAAGTGATATGCCATCCCGTGACCGGGCAATCAAAAGGATACGGTTTCGTCAAGTTCTCCTCGGAAAAAGACGCAGCTGCGGCATTGGAGAAGATGAGCGATGAG GTGCTTGATGGGAAGAACATACGGGTGCATTTTGCAAACAGTGGATGA
- the LOC109771288 gene encoding protein H2A.5-like yields MAGRKSGERKKAVTWCTKAGLQILVDRIGRYLKKGRYTDRVGPGALVYLAAFLEYLAVKMLELAGKVAKDNKKTCIMSRHLLLATRNDEELSKLLDGITIAHGGVLPNIHSVLFSKKANMH; encoded by the exons ATGGCCGGGAGGAAGAGCGGCGAGAGGAAGAAGGCGGTGACCTGGTGCACAAAGGCTGGACTCCAGATTCTCGTCGACCGCATCGGGCGCTATCTCAAGAAGGGCCGCTACACGGACCGCGTCGGCCCGGGCGCCCTCGTCTACCTCGCCGCCTTCCTCGAATACCTTGCCGTCAAG ATGCTAGAGTTGGCGGGCAAGGTGGCCAAGGACAACAAGAAGACCTGCATCATGTCGCGCCACCTGCTTCTCGCCACTCGCAACGACGAGGAGCTCTCCAAGCTGCTTGACGGCATCACCATCGCCCACGGTGGTGTGTTGCCCAACATCCACTCTGTGTTGTTCTCCAAGAAGGCCAACATGCACTAG
- the LOC109771265 gene encoding protein H2A.5 has translation MARKGGERKKAVTRSTKAGLQFPVGRIGRFLKKGRYAQRVGSGAPVYLAAVLEYLAAEVLELAGNAAKDNKKTRIVPRHLLLAIRNDQELGKLLAGVTIAHGGVLPNINPVLLPKKALEKAEKESQSPKSPKRKAPAPAPAAKKTPKKKAADKKTAAADKKTAAADKKKAAADAEEEAAADE, from the exons atggCCAGGAAGGGCGGAGAGAGGAAGAAGGCGGTGACCCGGTCCACCAAGGCCGGCCTCCAGTTCCCCGTCGGCCGCATCGGGCGCTTCCTCAAGAAGGGCCGCTACGCGCAGCGCGTCGGCTCCGGCGCCCCCGTCTACCTCGCCGCCGTCCTCGAGTACCTCGCCGCCGAG GTGCTGGAGCTCGCCGGCAACGCCGCCAAGGACAACAAGAAGACCCGCATCGTGCCGCGCCACCTGCTCCTCGCCATCCGCAACGACCAGGAGCTCGGCAAGCTGCTCGCCGGCGTCACCATCGCGCACGGCGGCGTGCTCCCCAACATCAACCCCGTGCTGCTCCCCAAGAAGGCCCTCGAGAAGGCCGAGAAGGAGTCCCAGTCGCCCAAGTCGCCCAAGAGGAAGGCCCCCGCTCCCGCCCCCGCCGCCAAGAAGACCCCCAAGAAGAAGGCCGCCGACAAGaagaccgccgccgccgacaaGAAGACCGCCGCCGCtgacaagaagaaggccgccgccgacgccgaggaggaggccgccgccgaCGAGTAG